Below is a genomic region from Medicago truncatula cultivar Jemalong A17 chromosome 3, MtrunA17r5.0-ANR, whole genome shotgun sequence.
AGAAGGATTAGATATAAGTATGATATGATTAGAACAGAGAAAAGATAATGATTTTGAGGAATGTAAATTGTATATTGAAtcttatgaaatttgtataaaGAATGGGTTTATATACAAACTAGTGTTATAATGTTACTTGAAGCACAAGTAAGTAACAACTATAACCCTTATTGCTtaaaacttgtaacaaactttaaattaaactaaaacaaaatgtaATCAATCATCTAATCATGATTAACACTAATCTAACTTGAATTACCAACTAAACTAGCATCCTCTCTTAATTTAAGTTTCCACTTCCTTCATGCCAATCAAGCTTCTGAGCTTGATATGATGAACCTGTCAACCTTCAATGCTTTTGTGAATATGTCTGCAAGCTGCAGCTCAGTGGAGCAATGGACAATCTGCAATGCACCTTTGTTCACTTGCTCCCTTAGAAAATGGAATTTAGCCTTTATATGCTTGCTTCTCCCATGCAGAACTGGATTTATTGCTAAGCTTATAGCATATTTGTTGTCGATGAACAATGCTATAGGTCTGCTAACCTCTATCTCCATTTCCTTAAGTATATTTTCAAGTCATACTGCCTGACATGCTGTCATACATCCTgcaatatactcagattcacAGGTTGACAATGCTACAACTGGTTGTTTCTTAGCACACCATGAAATTGGAGCATTTAAGAACTTAAATAGGTACCCTGAAGTGCTCTTTCTATCCTGCTTGTCTCCACACCAATCAGCATCAGAATATGCCATCAGTTCCATAGAACTATCATTCAAACATTTAGGAAATAGAATACCATACTGTAGTGTTCCTTTGATGTATCTCATCACCCTTTTGGCTGCTAGCAGGTGAGATACTCTTGGTTCACTCATGAATCTACTGATTATACCAACTGCATATGCAATATCAAGCCTACTATTGCATAGATACCTCAGTGAACCTACAATTTGCTTGAACAATGTAGGATCCACtgattcttcatcttcatttaaCACCAGTTTCATATTTGTTTCAGCAGGTGATGAATATGAATTGCAATTCATCATATTGAACCTCTTCAATATGTCAATGCATACTTCTTTTGATGTATCACCAATCCCTTTGCAACTTCAGTAAATTCCATTCCTagaaaatatgtcaattttcctAAATCTgacatttcaaattcattcatcATCTGAGTTTTGAATGCTTCTATTTCTTTCacattgatgagataaaaccgcaagtgcacggttctatcgaagtagtaaaataagagtatcgttccgacagggagttatgaattcaataacttttaatgatgattagacgaaagagttttagataaaagtttggatttttaattacaagaaaattaataagataaaagccttggaatcattggttcatcctaatgacaagtccttcacaaaccaaactattaaacttataaccttatgttagacctaatttctcaagacaatttctcttttgttcctctagcaaccaagcatatttcgctgacttggttactattagattttggttcctctaacaaccaagcctatttcgctgacttgatcattattagttcccttgaagatcgaaactatatgtctcaaagattgtaaagactatttcgctgcctttgcaatccttgtctaaattcacttgttcgaatatcaaagctccactttcgtctaatgaattgatatttgagatgatggataaacaattatcaaaccctccactttcgtttccacagtttgataatggttgatccatgttaaagcggtgattttagataagaaattagggttacataagattaaggtttaaagcttggtttgattaggattatgtcattagacttatccaacaatcccaagacaagagaagtctactcactaacgttcattgtagacatggagaagaagagagaaagcataaaagtaaataacaagaaagtaaaagaacttttattagaaagataattgtcacatattgcattccaagaaaggatgaatatttgtgatggctagctactctattcatagtttacattcgacttaaaatctaagcaatcactagaatgttccacaagtaaactaaaatagagtagcttaaaatctaagcaaaagcagcaaaagttgttctgggaggtggcacggccgtgccaaccttagcacgggccgtgccaagcttctgactttagggagatatatttttgtctccgaatcttcatattttcgtactgaatcagctccaaaacccctttcttttgctccaaaactcaatccatcaaatattcgtttctgaaatataacaatatgcaattgtagtaaaatagctcgaaaaggaaataatactaatataaaataaacttaaatctaattaaaactaaactaaataacatataaaaatatataataaatgactcatcacacATCACGACCAGTTActatcaaatcatcaacatatagaCAGATGAGTAGTTGATTACCTTCAATTCCTTTCTTCACATATACACCATATTCAGACTTGCATTTGACAAATTCTTGCTGCATAAGAAAACTGTCAATTCTCTTGTTCCAAGCTCTTGGTGCCTGTTTCAATCCATAGAGTGCTTTGTGTAATCTATACACCATATTCTCCTTCCCTTTGATTTTGAAACCTGGTCGATGTGTCACATacacttcttcatctaaaggacCATTTAGAAAAAAAGATTTtacatccaaatgatgcattgACCAGTTTCTTCCACAAGCTATAGCAACTATCAACCTCATAGTCTCTAGTCTTGCTACTGGAGCATAAACTTCAAAGTAATCCATACCAGCCTTCTGCATGAATCCCCTAGCCTCTAATCTTGCTTTGTACTTGGCTACTTCACCATTTGGCTTCAACTTCAACTTGAAAATCCATTTCACATCTATTGGTTTCTTGGTAGCAGGCAGCTCAATCAGTTCCCATGTGTTATTTCTATTGATTGAATTCAACTCTTCAATCATTGCATTCTTCCACACATCTTCATTCAGTGCTACTTCATAATTGATTGGTTCTGCATCTGCTAATAGTGCAAAATGCACAAATTCCCCTTCTTCACTAACTAAATTATCTGGAGTGACTTCATATCGAGCCAATCTAGTTGTAGCAAATCTCTGTCTAGCTAAAGTTCTAATGCCTTGATTCTCTTCAACATGCACTTCAGGTTGAACTTCAGTATCAAGTTGAACTTGTTCAACTTGATCATCTTCTTCAATTATTGTGGGAACTGTGTGACTCTTCTCTTTCTTATTCCAACCCCATGCTTCATTCTCACGGATTTTAACATCTCCACTAATCAGCATTGAATGATTTAGAGGATTATATAACTTGTATGCACCTGTTTCATGATAACCAACCAATATCATAGGCTCACTCTTGTCCCCCAGCTTCACTCTCTTTTCATCAGGGATATGCATATAGCATAATGAACCAAAAACTCTTAAGTGTTTAGCTGACTGCTTGCAACCAGTCCAAATCTCTTCAGGTATTTGATCAAGTTTCTTAGTGGGGCATCTGTTCAAGATGTAGGCTGCAGTTGTTACTGCTTCTCCCTAAAAAGTATTAGGCATCTTCTTCAGCTTGAGCATACTTCTGGTCATGTCAAGCATGCTTCTATTCCTTCTCTCAGCCAAACCATTATGTTGTGCAGTGTATGGAGCAGTGACTATTATCTTCACAAAACTTTTCAAACACCTTCGAAGTATACTCACCATCACCATCAgttcttaaaatcttaaaagactTTCCACTTTGCTTTTCTATCAAGATTTTAAACTTCTAAAACATTTTAAATGCTTCGCTTTTGGCCTTAATCAAATACAACCAGAGTTTTCTGCTAAACTCATCAACATTGAGCATCTCCTTTGATCTAATAGCaatacctctctctctctctagtcTATAATAAGCTGAAAGATATAGATACAATAGACCTCAAGTGGTGTCCAATTATACCCGATAAGGCAAGTTTTTCTCTTAAACTTTCATGAATTTAGTTTCTATGTGCATATTTTAATTCTTTAGgatgctgattgaagaaaaagagctGTTACTGATAGGTTGAAACCATGTTATGCTATGCTCTTTGCCTGGCAGTTAGTGATCTTTACTGATTGAAACCATTCTCTCGCTAATGCTGCCACTGTAATTCGCTAAAAAGTAATACCACCGGATGGAGAGCAttggatttgaaaaatattcaattttaccTCTCTTCAGCACTTTGATCATCTCCACTAACTTGTACATATTTTTAGGTATTCACTCAAGGAGAGCTTGGGTTTTTATGTTCTCTTTTATTCTgcataaaagtttaaaaagtcaAAAGTTAGTTGTGTTTGGTTACAACAGCAAAGATACTAAAACacacaaataatattattttaatactcTCAGGTCTTATATACGAAAaacatttacttttttaatttattgcataaatgatatatttggtctatattctaGACAAGATAGATCAATTACtccaataaatctaaaaagtcaatgtTTTCTTACAAATAGGACCGTTTTGTAAAGTATCCACCATGCTTCTTAGAAGCAAATGCTACAATAATTCTGACTATTTGCCATAAACAAAACTTTGTGAATTAAAATGTAACTTTACTTCCTTACCCCTTCTTCCTCCtccttattttctattttatgtgcTTTAGGACTAACTAGAGAAACTAAAAAACATTCATACAATACTGCCCAAAACTACCATGGAATAAAACTATGCCTTCAATTAAGTTTGTTCTTGATTTTAACCTGTGTTCACCTTTGtttcttcatattttcaatttgttCATTTGAGTCACTCGATCTATCCATCACACCAAATTGTCTGAAAGTGACATCCATCCAAATTACTTTGTTCAATTGTAATGTGTCAAGCAACCCACGACTacgacacaaaaataaaatagaggtcGTGATATAATTACTAAGTATAAACTGCAAATCAAGTAAAACAACCGTgtcaattaaaatatcaaacttgTCCATGAATTTTTGTATTCCAtatgaattgaaaatttatgGTTCATGGTAGTTATTGATACTCTCACCAGaggatttttcaaccaaaaaattATGTGATACCTTTTCAGACTGCATCTCGGCCTTTATTCTGATTAGATGAAGTACCATAACTATAGCCAAAGACGAAGCCAAGACAATAATTGGCATGTGTAATGACCTGTAAAAGTTTGGCCAAAGTATCCTTCTCACCCTGATAATCGTTGTTCCAGCTTGCCTGCAGCGTGACTGTTGTTTTTCGagttcagaaaactaccttttaataaaatttaattcatcATCGAAGATATTAATGGGTTGAGTCACGGCCaggtcgctttctttaagacgtttcacGACGCTAACCTCGTTTGGCAAGTTAGACTAACAACTCCAGGATAAAATAGTGAGActactcaaatatggtgttaccaaCATTCTAATTTTTAACTTCTCCAATTATGGTACCAtgaccactcaaatatgttgTTACTACCATTCTAACGTCTAACTTTTCCAAGAATTGAAGAAGAGTATATTTTTAATATCATTCTTATTATACCGAAAAAGGGACCATGATcttcaaatattatttattataaagaaacatatataattgaaaggactatgctcttaagaccattcttagtTGCGAAAGGACAATAAACCGAAAAAGGACTATGATCTTAATAACACTCTTAATTTCGAAGAGACAGAAGGagtaggaaaaaaaaaggagaatgactcgttaacacaagtcgaaggagggagaagagaggaaaaaacaCATGAAGCATCAACTATGACAATtacggtgtgtagaatgcattgtgtgtgagctctctatttataaagaaagttcacaactaataagtgaaaAACTAAGGAAACAAATAATACACATATTAGATCAAGTACAAAAATATTTCAactgagtaccaaaatatattatattgcgtacaaaaacatattatttagtacattaatatattattgattatcaaaatatatttcagatcatttactaaaatatattacattgactaccaaaatatttcatattgtgttccaaaatattttatcaaaacttGGGGACGAAGAAAAtactttttaataatgattaaattaattatttaatttatcatttccaaataataaaatatatatcaatattttttttctctccagtACTTATTTTGTTCATATAATTATATACCTCTATTACccactatataaacactactaatgtgtgttcCCCTATTAGAAGTTGAAAATGAGAAtgttttgattctgttttgCTGATATAGGACTTAAGTCACCTAGTGTGAAAAGCAATTTTTCAGTTGGGAGCGAGCAATTTTTGTTGGGTAAAAAGCAGAATTcttttactatatataaagaaaattacaCATTTCAGCCTACTTTTGGGTTGgaattttctttccaaaaatacccttaatttttaattttaattttaaatgcaaataacacatgtaacaaatagatatgaataaatttaatttaaggagAAAACTTTCGCACAATTCTTTATGAATTGTTCTTACAGTTGGCCAATTATAAAATAGCACGTGAATTATTAATTCATGTCACTAATCATCCCCGTTAACCCTCTTTTACCTCCGTTAACCACAAGTCAAACTCAGAAAAAAACtagcacaaaacaaaaactcatgTTACTTTTTTATCAGTCGATTTTCCGATTTTATGTTGCACATTTGTGTTATTCCCCTCAATATAACTGACAAAGATTGTCAAGTATTTTCATATCCATTCCATAAAAAACagtatttccatattatttattacttcCACCAAAAACAGTActtccatattattttattaatataagttaCTCTTCCTTAGTCTTTGATCAATTGTAACAAatgtgagcaaaaaataatggtaaagattggactttaaatcctctaaaaaaagattagaaacaaacatgaacaaaaaataatgttaaagattggactttaaatcctctaaaaaaatgagTAACAAGCGTGAGCAAAAAATCATGTtaaagattgaactttaaatcctctaaaaaaaagattagtaacaaatgtGAGCAAAAAATGATGTtaaagattgaactttaaatactctaaaaaaatattaggactcaaaatattttagaaaaaaatttgttagtactatattaaatattaataagtaGGGTTCTCACGTTCGTTCCCGCgttgtttaatttttctcaGCCTCTCTCAACCCTCTTCATCAGAATTCAAAATTAACctgtttagtttttttctttctttcatgtTACAACTAATCAAAGTCgattaattttatggattataTATTTGACTTTCCTGGTTTATAATTGCTTGTAAAAACTATGATAGCGtggcttttttttatttttttttattttatatatagagagaaccgtggtttttttaattattaaataaagggaaaataagCAATGACATCCCCTGCTGTTAAGCTTCTTCCACTATCGTTTAAAGGAATAAAAGCATTGATTTTCTCTTTGTGATTTCAAACGTTATGCATGTATACAATTGATAAACTGCTCATATGGCCCCCATccaatatccaacaaaatagAGTGAAATCAAAGTGTTAAAACCatttaaacaattcaaaattgttaaatgATAATCACACTCATGTTACCAGCAACTAAAAACAGAAACACTAGAAAGCTTCAAATCACcatcttttgtttttagttacatTCAAACCACCATCTGAGAGGCCATAAAAAGAGAGGACCACTAAGAAGTATGGATACGAACACCGACGCCAAATACAACACAGAAACTAACACACTAATAAGGttgataatttgagaaaattacataatataGGATAATTATATTTGTGGATGCAACACATGTTCAGACACATCTAATATGAGGAGTGTATGTGATTCATAGGCGAGGAGTAATATCATATTTCATATATGGTCGAAAGAGCATAACTACACCTACAAATGATGATGTTTCAAAATTGAATGACATAATTATCAATTAGTTTTCAGGAgaataatataatttgttgtcaTTTAACGAGGTTGAAGGAGATACTCATAACTTATATCAATAGGAATTCATATACTCAACTGCTCAAGAAAGTATCCCACCACATATTTTTAAGGTAAAAAAGGTGCAtctttgatgttgttgtgaaaCATATACCCTAGATATGGTCTGTGTAAAGGAACACGATTGTTATGTCGTGGTTTATTTAAGAATTTGTTGGATGTGGAAATCGTATCAGGAAGCAATGCTGGAAAAAGAGCATTCTTGCCCAGaactaaattaaaaacaaatgcgAGTTCATGACTTCCCTTTGTGCTTAGTAGAAAACAGTTTCCAACTAAGTTTCGCTATTACCATAAATAAGTCACAAGGGCATACCATTCGCAATGTTGGAATCTATCTTCCACAACATGTTTTCAGCCATGGTCAATTATATGTAGTTTTATCAAGAGGAGTTtctcaaaattcaataaaagttaTGATTCACGACAGGAAAATAGAAGGAGAAGATGGAGACTTTacgaaaaatgtagtttttaaagatattctTTTATCGCAATCATAGCAATGTTTCTTTTACACAACACacatttatgttatgatgttactaattactactccatccgtccctaattataagacccttttgaaaaaataatgggaattaagatagtggatatttgtattaaatatgtttgtaattactattgtttttacaattttatcctttaagagagagaggtggtttatgttttcaacatgttatttattgctgattgaagaaaaagatgtataataaataggggcatgcatgtaaagaaataattaatgtagttagaaataacaaaagagtcttataaaaagggacaaaaaaaattctcaaaatggtcttataattagggacggagggagtattagaataaacaataaatgaccattattttaccttaattttatatgacaaactaaaatatgttgagttcaaaaataattttgttatatgcctttacaatatttttgtttataaatcaatatatcaataattttcataatattttaatcaaaattataccaacaaacataataaaataatcacatacAGACGGGCCCGATAGTGTCCGTCTTTCCGCTagtatgtgtatatatatatatggtttacACAGACTTGTCCTACTTTTGTTCAATAGGTGCCGATATCCACAGCCACTCGTTGATCGCGTTTGTTTTCAGAGTTCATTCGTTTTCTTCCTTCTTCATTGGATTTGTATACCTCCCTCATCCTCATCATGTTTGAGGtattttcattccttttcaATTCTAGTTGATAATTGAATctattatgtttgtttgattcGAATCTTCTCAAATTTGTGAGATTAGGGTTTGTAACctttgaattgatttatttttatgtgaaaTAGAATGTTTTATGATGGAATTAAACCTTCCATTACACTGATTCTTTGGTTGTATGTTTCTTTATCAATTCAATCTGTTCTGTGCTGTGTTGTTTGGAGATATTCCAATCTTCTCTTATTTGTGGGATTAGGGTTTCAAACTTTTGAATTGGGGATTCCaattttgtgtgtgaccctgattttctttttatttgcaaGGGTTTTTGTTGATTGGATAACATGATTATTCTATTTGTGAGAGAAACTTATATACTACATATGTTCctcattttattgttattatttttatatttgtgtttgccacttttaattaattagttgttCTCTGTTGGAATTTATTCAATGGAACGTTACCAGCAGCCTACACTCTCCCTAATGGGTGATTCGACCTAATCCTATTTTCATACAAGTATTTTTGCGGCGCTAAGTTACGATGTGAGTTTTGGTGCGCTTTATATGTTTgacattttatctttttaaatttgacattttaaaaGTTCTGTTTGGCTCATTGATCTTCATTTCATTCTCTACTGACAGGGAGGAAGAAGAAATCACGGTTTATCTGGTTGCATTAGCCTACCCCGGTTCATGTTCTGAGCTTGGTCAATCATTGTGGAATTAAAGAGGAAAATATCAGGTTTTGCAGGACGTTTTTGTATAGGGTTTGAAACAACAATTTGATTCAATAATATTGGATCAGCTCTTTCAAATACGCGTATCGGGACGTATCGGGGTGTATCGGTATCAGATACATGTCGGATACGATACTTCACCATTTTTGGAGTATCGGGGCTTCAGAGGCTAACATAAATTATTCTATTTGTAATTAATTAGTTGTTCTCTGTTGGAATTTATTCAAAGGAACGTTACCAGCAGCCTAGACTCTCCCCAATGGGCCCTTCACGATCGCCGCTGCCACCGCAAATGGGTAATTCAACCTAATCCTATTTTCATACAAGTATTCTTTTGctgtttgatttgatgaatcTCAAATAATAACTTCACCCTTCGGATTCTTATTATTTCATCAATACAATAGAAAAAAAACTTCTTCTTGGGAAGAAGCGGAAGGAGCAAAAAGTAGAAAggtaactctctctctctctcaaacttTAGGATCAATGTCTCTCTTTCTTTAGCATGCATACTTGAAGCATGAGAAAGAGTGGATGctgattgaagaagaaaaagagcgTCTTGGGAAAGGGAAAAGAGGAGCTGTTACTGATAAGTTGAAACCATGTTATGCTATGCTCTTGGCCTGAGAATAGAGGAGCAGTTACTGATAGGTTGAAACCATGTTATGCTATGCTCTTGGCCTGAGAATTGTGTCAGTCTTTTGTACAAGAATGTAGAAGAATTATTATAATTCTAATTGTGTtatgtttctttgttttgtatTCTGTGTTGGATTTCAGTTCTGCTGATCTTTGTGGCACGTACTGCTTCAAGATTAGTCCTCATGTTTTGATTGCTTTAATAATCTAAATCATAgatcaaatatttatttgtctaaatatttctttttactAAATTTAGTGGTGTGTAAAAAAAGTTCCTACTTCCACTTCTGCCACAGCGAAGACACCCAAGTTTAAAGCAAAACTAATACGTGAAATTTCCAAAATGGTCTCATGATCTATTGAATTTATCTTAatatatctttatctttatattcTAATCTTTGTTAACACTGCAGCCTCTTTGAAAAcactaaacaatttttttactccATTGTTTtccaagataaaattaaaatctttttttattttaatttattttgaaaacttatAATTCTTTCTTGGTCTGTAATTTTTTTCGATGGTATCTTGGTTGATCTGTTTTGTGTTTTGGAATACTTTAAGTTTGGGCACTTGGTTGGAAATTCAAAATCCCGGCGACAATTTATCTTATGTTTGGGTAATATGGAAAGAGCGAAATCGTAGAATCTTTAACAATAAGGAAGAATTGATGCAATAGATTttggataaaattaaagtgggatgtccggggttcgaacttcaGCCCTGGCATATAATAATGTATGGTCCTGTCAACTAAGCTATTTTCATGGGGACaattaaattcatcttttattgGTGGCTGAAGCCAAATATAATGTTAAGAGAAATGGTAACGAGTGTTTCCGGACACTCCTTAAAAGCTTTAAATGGTAAGGTTTTGTGAAAATATGTGTATTTAgtgcatttgaaattgaattatttgactttttttaagaatgatttttttaaatttaaaatgccTAAAGAGCGTCTAAGGAGCACTCATTACTCATTAGCAAGACCCGTTTGTTAATTTTGCTTATGGTTATCATAGTTGATAGCTTAATTCATTTGTAAAACTCGTGTTCGACCCTTGTCTAGGTAGAATGCTTTGTTGTTGataatatgttatattttgcTTTGTtaatagaaaaaggaaaaacaaaacagGCTAATAATAGCAATCAGAAGAAAATCAATTTGAATTTCCTTCAGCTGCGTATGCAAGACAATGGCCATAAAAGAATATATCTAAGCCAACTTTAATAGGTCAATATTTGCAACTAGATAATAAGCTCCATACTCTTGGGACAAACAACATCCCAAATCCCCATCCAACACATTTGTAGCAAAATTTTGAAGGCTAACTAGCTTATTGTGATATTAACAACATATTAAGCTTCACCGTAGCTCTAACTATATGTTAAAACTTGTACTTAATCCTTTGGATCAAGTTAGATTGTTACAACTTTCAGCTGCAAGTTTAGTTAGGTAGTTAGCACATTAGCTCTACTTATACTATAGCTTTATGCTATTGTAATTGTTCATTCAGTTGTTATTAATTGAATCTTTTAAATGAACTTTTACTCAATTTCTCACTTCAATATGGGCATGATTAACATGGGAGTTAGAGATTATTTCTACTTCTGCGTTCTCTTTCTTGATCgtcttcttcatttttcaccATGACAGTTTAAGATAATTTCTACTTCATCTTCTTACAAACCAGAACATCCATTCTTGGCGTCGCGCCATCAAAACGACACTCATTGGAAGGAACAAGAAGCAGTTAATATGAGCTGCTTGAACATCCAAATCCACCCTTGACATAAGCAATCACagataacaataacaatacaAGTAAAATAAACAAGAATGAAACTGCAAAACTTTGCCTCATTTAACATTGGGTATCACATTAAATCATAATATGAATCATTGAAACAGTAAATTAGATTAGATGAAGACTTTGCAGCATAAATTTCCGCTGGacttgaaaaataaagaaacaacttatttttcatGTAGaaggaaagaataaaaaaataaaaaacgtttTTCCACCGCATAGTTAGTTGTATTTGTATGCCTCCATCTCATAGATTTCAGAATCTGAAGTTAGGATCTACATCCATTGCCCAAGCAAATTTTTGCAGCGGCGTTTTTCCAGTGAAAATCTTATTCAAGCACAAAGCAACAAGAGTATGTTAGtaatgtcctcgtgagcttaactcaattggtttGGACAATACAtgaaatatgcaaggtccggggttcaaatcccggccaccaccaaaaaaaaaaaaagagtatgttagtaataataa
It encodes:
- the LOC120579630 gene encoding secreted RxLR effector protein 161-like; this encodes MKLVLNEDEESVDPTLFKQIVGSLRYLCNSRLDIAYAVGIISRFMSEPRVSHLLAAKRVMRYIKGTLQYGILFPKCLNDSSMELMAYSDADWCGDKQDRKSTSGYLFKFLNAPISWCAKKQPVVALSTCESEYIAGCMTACQAV